In Miscanthus floridulus cultivar M001 chromosome 5, ASM1932011v1, whole genome shotgun sequence, one genomic interval encodes:
- the LOC136452865 gene encoding threonine synthase, chloroplastic-like gives MATSTAASTLSLLFSHSRQPSVRAPAAGSHLHLPPRASPSRARCASSDTTATKHRRPADENIREEAARLRGPAQGFSAWYEPFPPAPGGDPDERYSLDEVVYRSSSGGLLDVRHDMEALARYPGSYWRDLFDSRVGRTAWPYGSGVWSKKEFVLPEIDSDHIVSLFEGNSNLFWAERLGREHLGGMNDLWVKHCGISHTGSFKDLGMTVLVSQVNRLRRAPLSRPINGVGCASTGDTSAALSAYCAAAGIPAIVFLPADRISLQQLIQPIANGATVLSLDTDFDGCMRLIREVTAELPIYLANSLNSLRLEGQKTAAIEILQQFNWQVPDWVIVPGGNLGNIYAFYKGFEMCRVLGLVDRVPRLVCAQAANANPLYRYYKSGWTEFQPQVAETTYASAIQIGDPVSVDRAVVALKATNGIVEEATEEELMDATALADRTGMFACPHTGVALAALFKLRDQRIIGPNDCTVVVSTAHGLKFTQSKIDYHDKNIKDMVCQYANPPISVKADFGSVMDVLQKNLNGKI, from the coding sequence ATGGCGACCTCCAccgcggcctccaccctctccctcCTCTTCTCCCACTCCCGCCAACCATCCGTCCGGGCGCCCGCCGCCGGCTCGCACCTCCACCTGCCTCCCCGCGCCAGCCCGAGCCGCGCGCGCTGCGCCTCCTCCGACACGACGGCCACGAAGCACCGCCGCCCAGCGGATGAGAACATCCGCGAGGAGGCGGCGCGGCTCCGCGGCCCGGCGCAGGGCTTCTCGGCGTGGTACGAGCCCTTCCCGCCGGCGCCCGGCGGCGACCCCGACGAGCGCTACTCGCTGGACGAGGTCGTCTACCGCTCCAGCTCGGGGGGCCTCCTCGACGTGCGCCACGACATGGAGGCGCTGGCGCGCTACCCGGGCTCCTACTGGCGCGACCTCTTCGACTCCCGCGTCGGCCGCACCGCGTGGCCCTACGGCTCGGGCGTCTGGTCCAAGAAGGAGTTCGTGCTCCCCGAGATCGACTCCGACCACATCGTCTCCCTCTTCGAGGGCAACTCGAACCTCTTCTGGGCGGAGCGCCTCGGCCGCGAGCACCTCGGCGGGATGAACGACCTCTGGGTCAAGCACTGTGGCATCTCCCACACCGGCTCCTTCAAGGACCTCGGCATGACCGTGCTCGTCAGTCAGGTGAACCGCCTCCGCCGCGCACCGCTCTCGCGCCCCATCAACGGTGTTGGCTGTGCGTCCACGGGAGACACCTCCGCGGCGCTCTCGGCCTACTGCGCGGCCGCGGGGATCCCCGCCATCGTGTTCCTGCCAGCGGACCGCATCTCGTTGCAGCAGCTCATCCAGCCAATCGCCAACGGCGCCACCGTGCTCTCTCTGGACACTGATTTTGATGGCTGCATGCGACTCATTCGCGAGGTCACTGCAGAGCTGCCAATCTACCTTGCCAATTCGCTCAACTCACTTCGCCTTGAGGGGCAGAAGACAGCGGCCATCGAGATATTGCAGCAGTTCAATTGGCAGGTGCCGGATTGGGTCATTGTTCCAGGAGGCAATCTTGGGAATATCTATGCATTCTACAAGGGGTTTGAGATGTGCCGCGTTCTTGGCCTTGTTGACCGTGTCCCACGGCTTGTCTGTGCACAGGCTGCAAATGCAAATCCATTGTACCGGTACTACAAATCAGGCTGGACTGAGTTTCAGCCACAGGTTGCTGAAACTACATATGCATCTGCTATACAGATTGGTGATCCTGTATCTGTTGACCGTGCGGTGGTCGCGCTGAAGGCTACTAATGGTATTGTGGAGGaggctacagaggaggagctaatggatGCGACGGCTCTTGCTGACCGCACTGGGATGTTTGCTTGCCCACATACTGGGGTTGCACTTGCTGCTTTGTTTAAGCTCCGGGATCAGCGTATAATTGGGCCTAATGACTGCACTGTGGTTGTTAGCACGGCTCATGGGCTGAAGTTCACTCAGTCAAAGATCGACTACCATGACAAAAACATCAAGGACATGGTTTGCCAGTATGCTAATCCACCAATCAGTGTGAAGGCTGACTTTGGTTCTGTGATGGATGTACTCCAGAAAAATCTCAATGGTAAGATATAA